A window of Nocardia arthritidis genomic DNA:
GCGGATGCTCGACGGTCTGATGACACAGCCCGCGCCGCGCACCGCCGTGGTGGTGCTCGCGGCCGAGACCTGGCTGCCCGATATGCCGCCGGAGGTGCAGCGCTCCGCCGCGGAAATGTTCGTCCGGTGGAGCTCGGGCCGGGCGGCGACGCGCAATACCTGTGTGCTGCTGTTCAATCGAACTGAATTCGCCGGCGTCGTAGAACTGCTGCATCAGCAGAGCTATGCGCCGCAACTGGCTGATCGAATGGCCGAATTGGCGAGCCGCCCTGTGCCGGTGATCGGCCGGATCGACGACCCGGCCGAGGCCGAACTCGGCAGGCTGGTGCACTACGTTCGACTGCTGAACGGATTGCGCATCGGCGATTGGGCCGGCCTCGGTCACCTTATGAGAGTGATGGCGGCACAACGGCTTCAGGTCCGGAACTGGTGGCCGGAGTTGGTGTCCTGTGCGGAACGGGATATACCGCTGACCGTCGCCGCGCTGGAACGGGACGGGCTGATCAAGGTGGTAGTGCCGGAGAGCCGGGATATCTGGCGCGAACTCGATGGCATGGTCGGGCTACGGCCGGTCAAGGAGTTCTTCGTCGCGCATCGCAGCGCGCTGGCGGCCGAGGCGGCGTTGCGAGTGGCCGGACGCGGCACCGGACGCGAACCGGTTTCGCCACATCTGATCTTCCGTGGCAGTCCCGGAACCGGAAAAACGATGGTGGCCAGGATGATCGGGGAACTCTACCGCGATCTCGGGCTGCTGCGCCGCGGGCACCTCGTCGAGGCGAAGGTTTCGGATCTGGTGTCGCCGTATGTCGGTGACACGCCGACCCGAACAGAAGCGGTGGTGCGGCGCGCGCTCGACGGCGTGCTGTTCATCGACGAGGCCTACCGGTTGAACAGCGACCGCGGTCTGGAAGCGGTGAACGTACTGCTCGCGGATATGGAGAATCTGCGGGACCGGCTGGTCGTCATCTTGGCGGGCTATCCGGACCGGATGGCCGACCTGCTCACCTGGAATGAGGGGCTGTCCAGCAGGATCCCGCCCGGCAATCGGGTCGAATTCCCGGATTTCGAACCGGATGAGCTGCTGACGATTCTGCGTCAGCAGATCGAGGACCGGATCGGGATTCCTTGTGCGCCTGAACTTCTCGAAGAATTGCGGGCGGTCACCCGCAATCTGTACCTCACCCGTGACGAGACATTCGGCAACGCACGCACGATGCGCGAACTCGCCGCGGACATCCTGCGGGGTTGGGCGGTGCGGACGCGCCCGACACCCGGCTGCGATATCGCACCGGCCACGATCGACGACATTCCGCCGCATTACGAGAAATACCGTAAGCACGCCGAATCGCTGGATCTGGTACTCGCCGAACTGGATCCGATGATCGGCCTGGGCGCGGTCAAGCAGGCCGTGCGCGAACTCGCGCTGGTGCTGCGGCTGCGCCAGCAGCAACCGCACCGCCGCAGTGAACTCGCCGCGCCGCACATGCTCTTCCTCGGTCCGCCGGGTACCGGCAAAACCACGGTCGCGCGGTTGATGGGCCGGATCTTCGTCGCGCTGGGTCTGCTGGTCAAGGGGCATGTCGTGAGCGTGACGCGGGCAGATCTGGTTGCCGGCTACGTCGGGCAGACCGCCGAGAAGACGCG
This region includes:
- a CDS encoding AAA family ATPase, translated to MTEYPPGRPAAPMAMPERLTGATRPLPGEPFWVLHGSGLSDLLVGADLRPRSVEEMLWEILHFEGYERIVFSDYRQPVYFRDARSRGLTRGADPPPSESSRRTSRFAGPLGKAMLLDTRTAERVAPALPRGAATDTERLRMLDGLMTQPAPRTAVVVLAAETWLPDMPPEVQRSAAEMFVRWSSGRAATRNTCVLLFNRTEFAGVVELLHQQSYAPQLADRMAELASRPVPVIGRIDDPAEAELGRLVHYVRLLNGLRIGDWAGLGHLMRVMAAQRLQVRNWWPELVSCAERDIPLTVAALERDGLIKVVVPESRDIWRELDGMVGLRPVKEFFVAHRSALAAEAALRVAGRGTGREPVSPHLIFRGSPGTGKTMVARMIGELYRDLGLLRRGHLVEAKVSDLVSPYVGDTPTRTEAVVRRALDGVLFIDEAYRLNSDRGLEAVNVLLADMENLRDRLVVILAGYPDRMADLLTWNEGLSSRIPPGNRVEFPDFEPDELLTILRQQIEDRIGIPCAPELLEELRAVTRNLYLTRDETFGNARTMRELAADILRGWAVRTRPTPGCDIAPATIDDIPPHYEKYRKHAESLDLVLAELDPMIGLGAVKQAVRELALVLRLRQQQPHRRSELAAPHMLFLGPPGTGKTTVARLMGRIFVALGLLVKGHVVSVTRADLVAGYVGQTAEKTRAKAMEALDGVLFVDEAYDLAGRGANDFGSEAITELVALMENYRGRLSVIAAGYPREMMLFERANSGLASRFTHRLEFANYTVPELRSIFEYMAHHEHFELAEGTQARAVRWLEAEREAEGEYFGNGRSVRKLLGLVETRLAVRIGGLPPDQLAAHSTLILPVDVPEPE